In Xenopus tropicalis strain Nigerian chromosome 5, UCB_Xtro_10.0, whole genome shotgun sequence, one genomic interval encodes:
- the LOC108647649 gene encoding fibrillin-1-like, whose translation MATGAGDYFCVCKTGFDGDGTVCTDINECAASLHKCHKDSACVNTVGSYSCVCKSGYTGDGFACTDINECLSANGGCHKDASCANTPGSRICTCNSGFTGNGITCMDNDECTASSVCHWNASCINTPGSYYCSCKSGFKGNGYYLCLDIDECTETPGVCSSAFGFYGCKNLPGSYQCTCASGYQFTDNKCVDVDECANKVCHVFSNCTNTPGSYSCVCRQGFNGNGLVCVDINECETNNKCHIKANCFNLPGSYNCVCKPGFTGNGLVCADIDECAQANICPAESTCINSEGSFRCECPLGFTVSDFKCTDIDECKNGICSPFASCQNSPGSFTCSCRSGFSGNGTSCVDVNECIQNNGGCHGNAICNNTQGSYSCSCKGGFVGDGIIQCKDIDECSENSGICQYGGLCLNTPGSFRCQCASGFQALNNTCQDIDECKTVNGNCPLNALCQNSLGSYSCQCKAGFSGINSCSDIDECLSNPCHAQATCKNTFGSFECSCNDWFVGNGFNCTDIDECINPSSCHSKANCQNLYGGYKCECFQGFLGNGFFCEDVNECALKNETCSNDTVCINSEGSYVCSCLNGTLLVNGSCVMPSSACRPTCHPKGLCHKTFMGYRCVCDVGFQGDGVSCADIDECTRDVCKDDTRFCVNTPGSYRCICKNGFFLNDTHCSDIDECATGAQDCHPLAECFNTVGSYECRCQTGFHGNGRNCTGKLYTNIDECQKHNGGCHGSATCTNTPGRFYCSCFKGFTGDGVECWDINECQDNNTICGNFSDCINTQGSYSCTCKEGFRGDGFNCKDVDECSASGVCGENSRCENSFGSFSCWCNSGFTMTNGSCADINECSPPHPCNEHANCNNTKGSFLCKCKSGFSGNGTTCEDVNECGFEPPVCPLNSQCINEVGSFYCECWEGYEKNGSLCLDIDECLHPSMCHHHSVCINSPGSYDCICVEGFTGNGSFCEDINECEQENITHRCHNGSQCINTMGSFICQCNVGFGSNGSLCLDLDECAMNLSNCSSFQNCINTIGSYTCQCKKGFIPDGENCTDVDECFLNGTACHERASCINTLGTYLCSCQSGFSGNGVMCTDVDECLGGASCSENMVCMNTPGSFHCFCDKGYYLQDISCIDIDECLNKTFYCGSAGICMNLPGSYSCTCPLGYIQKGNTCFDIDECSNPTKYCHQQAQCLNTPGSYSCLCREGYLSYGDTCTDIDECLIRNNDCHSQAECINTLGGYYCVCRSGFLGDGYTCKDIDECSTSDSCQPRTKCLNLPGSYTCICDPKSNCLPNAAKGLFFYLFVSL comes from the exons ATGGCCACGGGTGCAGGAGACTACTTCTGTGTTTGCAAAACAGGATTTGATGGAGACGGAACCGTGTGTACCGATATAAATGAATGCGCGGCCTCCTTGCACAAGTGTCACAAGGATAGTGCTTGTGTAAATACAGTTGGAAGCTACAGCTGTGTCTGTAAGTCTGGCTACACAGGCGACGGCTTTGCTTGCACCGATATCAATGAATGCTTGTCAGCCAATGGCGGTTGCCACAAGGATGCATCGTGTGCCAACACTCCTGGGAGTAGGATTTGCACGTGTAACTCCGGATTTACCGGAAATGGCATCACTTGCATGGATAACGATGAATGCACTGCCTCCAGTGTTTGCCACTGGAACGCTTCATGTATCAATACGCCAGGATCCTATTATTGCTCATGCAAGTCTGGGTTTAAGGGGAATGGGTATTATTTATGCTTGGACATAGACGAGTGCACAGAAACCCCAGGAGTTTGCTCCTCAGCATTCGGGTTCTATGGGTGTAAAAACTTGCCCGGTTCCTATCAGTGCACGTGTGCCTCCGGCTACCAGTTTACTGACAACAAGTGTGTCGATGTTGATGAATGTGCTAACAAGGTATGTCACGTCTTCTCCAACTGTACCAACACCCCTGGCTCATACAGCTGTGTCTGCAGGCAAGGATTTAATGGCAACGGTCTGGTCTGCGTGGACATTAACGAGTGCGAAACAAATAATAAGTGCCACATTAAAGCCAACTGCTTTAATCTTCCGGGGAGCTATAACTGTGTGTGCAAACCTGGCTTCACTGGGAATGGCCTTGTCTGCGCTgatattgatgaatgtgcccaAGCAAATATCTGCCCAGCAGAGTCCACATGCATCAACTCGGAGGGCTCATTCCGCTGTGAGTGCCCTTTGGGCTTTACAGTGAGTGACTTTAAATGCACCGATATTGACGAATGCAAAAATGGAATCTGCAGTCCGTTTGCCAGTTGCCAGAATTCGCCGGGAAGTTTTACCTGTTCATGCCGGAGTGGCTTTAGTGGAAATGGAACCTCCTGTGTAGATGTTAATGAGTGTATACAGAATAATGGAGGGTGCCACGGAAATGCTATCTGTAACAATACGCAGGGCTCCTATAGTTGCAGCTGTAAAGGAGGGTTTGTGGGGGACGGCATAATACAATGTAAAGATATCGACGAGTGCAGTGAAAACAGCGGCATTTGCCAATATGGTGGCCTGTGCTTAAATACCCCTGGATCTtttcggtgccagtgtgccagtggGTTTCAGGCCCTTAACAACACTTGCCAAGACATTGATGAGTGTAAGACTGTGAATGGAAATTGCCCACTTAATGCGCTGTGCCAGAACTCCCTCGGGTCCTATTCGTGCCAGTGCAAAGCTGGTTTTAGTGGCATTAATAGCTGCAGTGACATTGATGAGTGCCTGAGTAATCCTTGCCACGCTCAGGCCACTTGTAAAAACACATTCGGATCATTTGAGTGCAGCTGCAACGATTGGTTTGTGGGAAATGGTTTCAACTGCACCGACATCGATGAATGTATAAACCCTTCGTCCTGCCACTCTAAGGCAAACTGCCAGAATTTATATGGCGGATACAAATGCGAATGCTTCCAGGGATTTTTAGGAAATGGCTTTTTTTGTGAAGACGTGAATGAGTGCGCGCTAAAGAATGAAACGTGCAGCAATGATACAGTCTGTATTAATTCAGAGGGCTCCTATGTTTGCTCTTGTTTAAATGGCACCCTGTTGGTTAATGGCAGCTGCGTGATGCCCAGTTCCGCCTGCAGGCCCACTTGCCATCCCAAAGGCCTCTGTCATAAAACCTTCATGGGCTATAGATGTGTTTGTGACGTTGGATTCCAGGGGGATGGAGTCAGTTGTGCAGATATTGATGAATGTACAAGAGATGTTTGCAAAGACGACACAAGATTCTGCGTCAACACGCCGGGGTCGTATCGCTGCATCTGCAAGAATGGCTTCTTCCTCAACGACACTCACTGCTCAG ATATTGATGAATGTGCCACAGGAGCTCAGGACTGCCACCCACTGGCTGAATGTTTTAATACCGTGGGCAGCTATGAGTGCAGATGCCAGACTGGATTTCATGGCAATGGACGTAATTGTACAGGTAAGTTGTATACCA ACATTGATGAATGCCAGAAACATAATGGAGGATGCCATGGGTCGGCTACCTGTACAAACACACCTGGACGGTTCTACTGTTCGTGCTTTAAAGGTTTCACTGGGGATGGTGTTGAATGCTGGGACATTAATGAATGCCAAGACAACAACACCATTTGTGGCAACTTCTCAGACTGTATAAATACACAAGGTTCTTACAGCTGCACTTGTAAAGAAGGGTTCCGTGGGGATGGATTCAACTGCAAGGATGTGGATGAGTGTTCTGCCTCTGGTGTTTGTGGTGAGAATTCACGGTGTGAAAACTCCTTTGGTTCTTTTTCTTGCTGGTGCAATTCGGGATTTACAATGACCAACGGCTCCTGTGCAGATATCAATGAGTGCTCTCCCCCTCATCCCTGCAATGAGCATGCAAACTGCAATAATACAAAAGGGTCTTTCCTCTGCAAATGTAAAAGTGGCTTCTCTGGAAATGGAACCACTTGTGAAGATGTCAATGAGTGCGGTTTTGAGCCTCCTGTGTGCCCGTTGAATTCCCAGTGTATTAATGAAGTTGGATCTTTTTATTGTGAATGCTGGGAAGGCTATGAAAAAAATGGTTCCCTTTGCCTTGATATAGATGAGTGTTTACACCCTTCCATGTGCCACCACCACAGTGTTTGTATCAACAGCCCAGGCTCATATGATTGTATCTGTGTAGAGGGGTTCACAGGAAATGGTTCATTTTGTGAAGACATAAATGAATGTGAACAGGAAAACATAACACACAGATGCCACAATGGCTCCCAGTGCATCAACACAATGGGATCATTCATCTGTCAGTGCAATGTGGGCTTTGGAAGTAATGGAAGCCTGTGCTTAGACCTAGATGAATGTGCAATGAACTTATCCAACTGCAGCAGCTTCCAAAACTGCATCAACACCATTGGCTCCTACACGTGTCAGTGTAAGAAAGGATTTATCCCTGATGGTGAAAACTGTACAGACGTCGATGAATGTTTTCTCAATGGCACTGCCTGCCATGAAAGAGCATCTTGTATTAATACTCTAGGAACATATTTGTGTTCTTGCCAGTCAGGATTTTCTGGAAATGGGGTAATGTGCACAGACGTTGATGAGTGTCTTGGTGGAGCAAGCTGCTCAGAGAACATGGTGTGCATGAACACGCCCGGCTCTTTCCATTGTTTCTGTGATAAAGGATACTACCTACAAGATATCAGCTGCATTGATATCGATGAATGTTTGAACAAAACCTTTTATTGTGGCTCAGCAGGGATATGCATGAACTTGCCAGGATCATATTCATGTACGTGCCCTCTGGGCTATATTCAGAAAGGCAACACTTGCTTTGACATAGATGAGTGCTCAAACCCAACTAAATATTGTCATCAGCAAGCTCAGTGTCTGAACACTCCTGGCTCGTATTCATGCCTCTGTAGGGAGGGGTATTTATCATATGGAGACACCTGCACAGATATTGATGAATGTTTGATTAGAAACAATGATTGCCATTCTCAAGCCGAGTGCATCAACACACTGGGCGGCTATTACTGTGTGTGCAGATCTGGATTCCTGGGGGATGGATACACGTGTAAAGATATTGATGAGTGTTCCACCTCTGATTCTTGCCAACCAAGAACTAAGTGCCTGAACCTTCCCGGGTCTTACACGTGCATTTGTGATCcaaaaagtaactgcctgcccaaTGCAGCAAAGGGtttgttcttttatttatttgtttcattataA